A genomic segment from Zygotorulaspora mrakii chromosome 1, complete sequence encodes:
- the DMA2 gene encoding ubiquitin-conjugating protein DMA2 (similar to Saccharomyces cerevisiae DMA1 (YHR115C) and DMA2 (YNL116W); ancestral locus Anc_2.157): protein MFNSSANSTALASGNGVNASTNTGTSTNTNTGIRRFSGSGAGSGSGNMNNIITSGISPGGASGSSGSGQQRRRRGSGLNTFLNTFGIRQSNTSSANNNNASGNSGNINGNNGFSNSNVIGSDNGSNTRTATATANTLAAPTSAVTNTMATASRTASNSSGRFDPLESSNVATDFDPPQINAPALAHTSTHSQSFHRLPISISLTAQPEPSMPQNLQVRHRSSVSASTSPIGQLGSISNPVVSNQPITDIDPLNPDNQGSNSESHNDNNSNSSGGGNMNNNLATNNSNGGTELNNIASLKSLRHYIYAADQPNADELLNLDLPRNSALPEPVDEAGLQQRKDKHGLFSIRLTPFIDNSFSTNSGLAFDPIIRTAGPGSQLVIGRYTERVREAISNIPEQYHPVVFKSKVVSRTHGCFKVDSDGNWYIKDVRSSSGTFLNHIRLSPASTLSKDTLVHDGDVLQLGMDFRGGTEEIYRCVKIRVELNRSWKRRANAFNKEALQRIRNLQLTMGIEEEDCSICLSKIKPCQAMFISPCSHCWHFQCIRRILMTSYPQFVCPNCRATCDLEASLENSDSESESDSDGGQLVDELGVLLEDPKDINMD from the coding sequence ATGTTTAATTCAAGTGCAAACTCAACAGCATTAGCTTCAGGTAACGGGGTAAACGCTAGTACAAATACAGGTACGAGCACAAATACGAACACTGGTATTAGACGTTTCAGTGGCAGTGGCGCTGGCAGTGGTAGTGGAAACATGAACAATATTATAACGTCGGGCATATCACCAGGTGGTGCGAGTGGTAGTAGTGGCTCAGGGCAGCAACGGAGAAGAAGGGGCTCGGGTCTAAACACTTTTCTAAATACTTTTGGTATAAGGCAGAGTAATACTAGCAGTGctaataataataatgcCAGCGGCAATAGCGGCAATATCAACGGTAACAATGGTTTCAGCAACAGCAATGTCATCGGATCTGACAATGGCAGTAACACTAGAACTGCTACTGCTACTGCTAACACATTGGCAGCTCCTACTTCAGCAGTTACGAATACCATGGCAACAGCAAGTCGCACAGCCTCGAACAGCAGTGGTAGATTTGATCCTTTAGAGAGCAGCAACGTAGCTACGGATTTCGATCCTCCCCAAATAAATGCACCGGCTTTAGCTCACACTTCAACACACAGTCAAAGTTTTCACAGGCttccaatttcaatatcattaacGGCGCAACCGGAGCCCTCAATGCCACAGAATTTGCAAGTACGCCATCGCTCTTCTGTTTCAGCATCCACATCACCTATTGGTCAATTGGGATCGATTTCTAATCCTGTCGTAAGTAACCAACCGATCACTGATATTGATCCTTTGAATCCAGATAATCAGGGTTCCAATTCAGAATCACATAATGACAACAATAGTAATAGCAGTGGAGGTGGCAACATGAATAATAACTTAGCAACAAATAATTCAAATGGAGGTACTGAATTAAACAATATagcatctttgaaaagtttacGTCACTATATTTATGCAGCAGATCAACCAAATGCCGATGAACTTCTCAATTTAGATCTTCCACGAAATTCCGCGTTACCAGAGCCTGTAGATGAAGCAGGTTTGCAACAACGTAAGGATAAACATGGTCTATTCAGCATTAGATTAACGCCATTTATTGacaattcattttcaacaaattcgGGTTTAGCATTTGATCCAATCATAAGAACCGCAGGGCCCGGTTCTCAATTGGTTATTGGTCGGTACACAGAAAGAGTCAGAGAAGCAATCTCAAACATTCCTGAACAGTATCACCCAGTAGTATTTAAATCTAAAGTTGTATCAAGAACACATGGTTGCTTCAAAGTTGATAGTGATGGTAATTGGTATATAAAAGATGTCAGGTCCTCAAGTGGtacttttttaaatcatATTAGATTATCACCTGCATCCACTTTATCAAAGGATACTTTAGTACATGATGGTGATGTTCTACAACTCGGAATGGATTTCCGTGGTGGTACTGAAGAAATTTATCGATGTGTCAAAATCAGAGTTGAATTGAACAGATCgtggaaaagaagagcaaatGCTTTCAATAAGGAAGCTTTGCAGCGAATAAGAAATTTGCAACTGACAATGGGTattgaggaagaagattgTTCAATTTGTCTCTCCAAAATAAAGCCTTGTCAAGCAATGTTCATATCACCCTGTTCACATTGTTGGCATTTTCAATGTATTAGGAGAATTCTCATGACATCTTACCCACAATTTGTTTGTCCAAATTGTAGAGCCACCTGTGATCTAGAAGCAAGCTTGGAAAATAGTGACTCAGAAAGTGAAAGCGATAGTGATGGTGGTCAGCTTGTTGATGAACTAGGTGTACTATTGGAGGATCCAAAGGATATCAATATGGATTAA
- a CDS encoding uncharacterized protein (similar to Saccharomyces cerevisiae YNL115C; ancestral locus Anc_2.158) → MASKSISTSNRSIKSQDHSAIVAGVADGAASAGNSAGIMTNEADAALGEDQPLLSNSAQSQRKPSRRAIGANGQSGASEDVESETQFQGRLYKIHRKYQLFVHNSKWILNILIIINSVWLVTTLICDYFFDVNIFWGNNRYGSFSDITLIFISIIANSFNLWFNKLGLYSSLDYILNIILCLLTLFNLELLYIISYSRHRIGFIGTFTYLWAATSFFIGVVLDWYLQFYNKEVYVPFNDSTDGEAGESGDNRNRDRISNGTSNSGKHTLKEWVYIGLRNTVKALLLIFYILFTMNNILSAWDIHRVTGGIVDLKTETASYDAFHWVDDSHSYKLHIKCYGDVFNSEDSYDGGKKQQAILLYEHGGFDTGYLSATWIQELFHLNRVQRYCTYERPGYGLSDSAPAPISIAMVADSLKHALLNEAKIKGPFVTVGYDVGGLFTQVFTAKNVDIVEGMMLVESWHEDLLLKKYLQRILPPDHGGDGDGDNQPDRDPDDISWLPPEIRRYNEFRIWWDGIWSTLGIKLQTSWLLAHHGSNERIYGRDMQYQGRFLRAKFLESVTSSLLSYNDVLNYKDKLKNVKVSVVSAKEMIRKSPQWGNWQRELSKISGKVQEWKIVDGGHEFYKFNLGKQQTQDVLLRLIDEKDRY, encoded by the coding sequence ATGGCTAGCAAGTCAATATCCACAAGTAATCGGTCGATCAAAAGCCAGGACCACTCTGCCATTGTTGCTGGAGTGGCTGATGGAGCGGCTTCTGCTGGTAATTCTGCGGGTATAATGACCAATGAGGCAGATGCTGCCTTAGGAGAGGATCAACCGCTATTAAGCAACAGTGCCCAGTCACAGAGGAAGCCATCTAGAAGAGCGATCGGGGCAAACGGACAGTCTGGTGCTAGTGAGGATGTCGAGTCGGAGACCCAATTTCAGGGCAGGCTCTATAAGATCCACCgaaaatatcaactttTTGTGCATAACTCCAAGTGGATTCTGAATATTTTAATCATAATCAACAGTGTATGGTTAGTTACTACTTTAATCTGCGATTACTTCTTTGatgtaaatattttctgGGGAAACAATCGATACGGGAGCTTCAGTGATATTACTTTGATATTTATTTCTATTATAGCAAACAGTTTCAACCTGTGGTTTAATAAGCTGGGGCTATACTCGTCTTTGgattatattttgaatatcataCTTTGCCTATTGACTCTTTTTAATCTGGAACTTCTTTATATCATTTCTTACAGCCGTCATAGAATTGGCTTTATAGGGACTTTCACATACCTTTGGGCAGCTACTTCGTTTTTTATTGGCGTAGTTTTGGATTGGTATTTGCAATTTTACAATAAGGAAGTTTACGTACCCTTTAATGATTCGACAGACGGCGAAGCCGGAGAATCTGGAGATAATAGAAATCGTGATCGTATATCGAATGGTACGTCTAATTCTGGAAAACACACATTGAAAGAATGGGTTTATATTGGTCTACGGAATACTGTAAAGGCATtgttattgatattttatATCCTGTTCACGATGAACAACATACTTTCAGCATGGGATATTCATCGCGTAACAGGGGGTATAGTGGATCTGAAGACCGAAACTGCTTCTTATGATGCTTTCCATTGGGTAGACGATTCACACTCTTACAAATTACATATCAAGTGTTATGGGGATGTCTTCAATTCTGAGGACTCGTATGATGGCGGCAAAAAACAGCAAGCAATATTGTTGTACGAACACGGCGGCTTTGATACTGGATACTTATCGGCTACTTGGATTCAAGAACTGTTTCATTTGAATAGGGTTCAAAGATACTGTACTTATGAGAGACCAGGTTACGGCCTCAGTGATTCGGCACCTGCTCCAATATCTATAGCCATGGTGGCAGATTCCTTAAAGCATGCATTGCTGAATGAGGCTAAAATCAAAGGACCTTTTGTAACTGTAGGTTATGATGTTGGAGGATTGTTTACACAAGTATTTACAGCGAAAAATGTTGACATCGTGGAAGGTATGATGCTTGTCGAGTCATGGCATGAAGACctattattgaaaaagtacCTTCAGAGGATTTTACCTCCAGATCATGGAGGTGATGGGGATGGTGATAACCAGCCAGACAGAGATCCTGATGACATCAGCTGGTTACCTCCCGAGATTAGAAGGTACAACGAGTTTAGAATATGGTGGGATGGAATTTGGTCTACACTAGGAATCAAATTGCAAACTTCTTGGCTCTTGGCTCATCATGGCTCTAATGAGCGTATTTATGGACGTGATATGCAGTATCAAGGAAGATTTTTGCgtgcaaaatttttggaaagtGTGACAAGCTCATTATTAAGCTACAATGATGTTTTGAACTATAAAGACAAACtaaaaaatgtaaaagtTAGCGTTGTGAGCgcgaaagaaatgattaGAAAGTCACCGCAGTGGGGAAACTGGCAAAGAGAACTGTCGAAAATTTCAGGGAAAGTTCAAGAATGGAAAATAGTTGACGGAGGTCATgaattttacaaatttaATCTTGGTAAGCAGCAGACTCAAGATGTATTACTAAGATTGATCGATGAGAAAGATCGTTATTGA
- the BZZ1 gene encoding Bzz1p (similar to Saccharomyces cerevisiae BZZ1 (YHR114W); ancestral locus Anc_2.159): MSESFSIGNEIKDSYKETQNWASNNVKWLKDIEAFYRDRAKLEKEYSEKLDHLSKEYAAKKSTVSVSLSVGDTPKVTPGSLEAACLVAWNEVLSQTSFISQDHSQLSKEFDNVIAHQLSGLNAKLDMTLSKINGFNGEVTDKRDAIYSELEKAKKNYDDVCMAMEAARSKHTKSPNDRNKRKLEEKETEMNIAKNEYLIKINQANRVKDKYFFQDVPEVVDLLQDLNESRILFLNTIWTSASSVEIAASDNIIKRLESANSVIAQNKPSMNTAMFIKHNLKNWNEPTDFRYQPSAVWHDDDKFAVPTHTELNDLRIKLAKSEKDYNKFHDLSQSELSRLSSLNQKKRELKSSENSLDGQDFYETLKSYLSVVMSFTSHETLKLKAEVEIESIQNNVPSNMDLSTDDIDLSRLKKKTGILSKLKKNILNTESKSGNSSSFFGAITSHTHDFGGKENSSENDGADNYSIKNAATTSKHAVPSKSNNNKVLFAYSKQDSDETTISVGDSVTLEVPDTGSGWTKVRNNTTGESGLVPSTYVEINEETPSKNGNSNAPQVPPPRRTTLPTRILTAQYDYEAQGDDEISISAGDAIEVIRGDDGSGWTYGQLNGAKGLFPTTYCT; this comes from the coding sequence ATGAGCGAAAGCTTTTCAATAGGGAATGAAATTAAGGACTCTTATaaagaaactcaaaattgGGCAAGCAACAACGTGAAATGGCTCAAGGATATTGAAGCATTTTACCGCGACAGGGCAAAACTGGAGAAGGAGTACAGTGAGAAACTGGAtcatttatcaaaagagtACGCTGCAAAGAAAAGTACGGTATCTGTTTCGCTTTCAGTTGGTGACACGCCGAAAGTAACGCCAGGATCTCTTGAAGCCGCTTGTTTGGTAGCTTGGAATGAAGTTTTGTCGCAAACTTCCTTTATCTCGCAAGATCATTCTCAGCTTAGtaaagaatttgataatgTCATTGCTCACCAACTATCAGGACTCAATGCCAAATTAGACATGACATTGAGCAAGATCAACGGATTTAACGGTGAGGTTACTGATAAGAGGGATGCGATATACAgtgaattggaaaaagcTAAGAAAAACTATGATGATGTATGTATGGCTATGGAAGCTGCCAGAAGCAAGCACACAAAATCACCTAATGATCGCAACAAGCGCAAGCTTGAGGAGAAGGAAACTGAAATGAATATTGCAAAGAATGAATATCTGATCAAGATCAACCAAGCCAACAGAGTCAAAGATAAGTACTTTTTCCAAGATGTTCCTGAAGTCGTGGACTTATTACAGGATTTAAACGAATCTagaattttgtttttgaacaCCATCTGGACCTCTGCTAGTTCGGTCGAAATTGCGGCAAGTGATAACATAATAAAAAGGTTGGAAAGCGCCAATTCCGTCATCGCTCAAAATAAGCCTTCAATGAACACTGCGATGTTCATAAAACATAACCTCAAAAACTGGAACGAACCAACCGATTTTCGGTACCAGCCATCGGCGGTATGGCATGACGACGATAAATTTGCTGTTCCCACGCATACAGAGCTTAATGATTTGAGAATAAAGTTAGCAAAATCTGAGAAAGATTATAATAAATTCCACGATCTCTCTCAGTCCGAATTGTCTCGTTTGTCTTCGTTaaatcagaaaaaaagagaactgAAATCCAGTGAGAATAGTTTGGATGGGCAGGATTTCTATGAGACCCTGAAGAGTTACCTGTCGGTTGTTATGAGCTTCACTTCCCATGAGACATTAAAACTGAAGGCTGAAGTTGAAATAGAAAgcattcaaaataatgtGCCTTCGAATATGGATTTATCAACTGACGACATCGACTTAAGTCggttaaaaaaaaaaactggtATCCTTAGTaaactcaaaaaaaatatccTGAATACTGAAAGTAAATCGGGTAATTCATcgtcattttttggagCAATAACATCTCATACCCATGATTTTGGAGGTAAAGAGAACTCATCCGAAAATGATGGCGCCGATAATTATTCAATCAAGAATGCTGCAACCACCTCCAAGCACGCGGTCCCATCCAAGTCGAATAACAATAAGGTCCTGTTCGCATATTCCAAACAGGACTCCGATGAAACTACGATCAGCGTAGGTGATTCCGTCACTTTGGAAGTACCGGACACTGGATCTGGTTGGACAAAGGTACGAAATAACACTACAGGCGAATCTGGACTGGTCCCCAGTACTTATGTAGAAATAAACGAAGAAAcaccttcaaaaaatggaaattcGAACGCTCCACAAGTACCTCCTCCCAGAAGAACTACGCTACCCACTCGGATATTGACTGCGCAGTATGACTATGAGGCACAGGGTGACGACGAAATTTCGATATCAGCTGGTGATGCCATCGAGGTCATTAGAGGGGATGATGGCAGCGGATGGACGTATGGTCAACTGAACGGTGCGAAAGGCTTATTCCCTACTACTTATTGCACATGA
- the TRS33 gene encoding Trs33p (similar to Saccharomyces cerevisiae TRS33 (YOR115C); ancestral locus Anc_2.160): protein MERHTVAGVSATVNSERSDVDAMTEQQRIQQQLHVFQSSLPKVNELAYQLLFNEIIPLSMAVEKKLLNKTNLQDDQKVAKQDDDKATKDFEKLHINASLDAPSHKMCQEISESDQTKQERVFERVRNIGFQIGNKITELLVFSNNPNLRFKDMDLLAIMKFICRDVWKQLFGKQIDNLKTNHRGTFYLFDYDYRPIQSFSLESGSAEKELALVKPFLELPIGIIMGVLSSLGYSGEEVQCMATFVNRPDDRPKSTFHKGISFHVQVNSQ from the coding sequence ATGGAAAGGCATACAGTGGCGGGCGTATCCGCCACGGTAAATTCAGAAAGATCTGATGTTGATGCGATGACTGAACAGCAGAGGATACAGCAACAGTTGCACGtatttcaaagttctttaCCCAAAGTTAACGAACTGGCATACCAATTGCTattcaatgaaattatACCGCTCTCAATGGCAGTGGAGAAAAAGCTGCTAAATAAAACTAATTTGCAAGATGACCAGAAAGTTGCGAAGCAAGATGACGATAAGGCtacaaaagattttgagAAACTGCATATAAACGCGTCATTAGATGCGCCTTCACACAAGATGTGCCAGGAAATAAGTGAAAGCGATCAGACTAAGCAAGAGAGGGTATTTGAGAGAGTGAGAAATAttggatttcaaattggaaaCAAGATAACAGAACTGCTAGTATTCAGTAATAATCCGAATCTCCGCTTTAAGGATATGGACTTATTGGCTATTATGAAATTCATTTGCCGAGATGTATGGAAACAATTGTTTGGCAAACAAATAGATAATCTGAAGACTAATCACAGAGGAACATTTTACCTGTTTGATTACGACTATCGTCCCATACAGTCATTCTCTTTGGAGAGCGGATCCGCTGAAAAGGAACTTGCCTTAGTTAAACCATTTTTGGAGCTACCCATTGGAATTATAATGGGTGTTTTATCGTCATTAGGTTACTCAGGTGAAGAAGTGCAATGCATGGCGACGTTTGTGAATAGGCCAGACGATCGTCCTAAATCGACATTCCATAAAGGTATAAGTTTTCACGTCCAAGTTAATAGTCAGTAA
- the CIM1 gene encoding mitochondrial HMG-box protein CIM1 (similar to Saccharomyces cerevisiae YOR114W; ancestral locus Anc_2.161), whose product MHCSKVLRAQLSQTVYHTKKAFDKRLDSVPTTAFHYYYQTKIKEMQTYSGPSSSRDQLNFAHYNNGFKRYIRKEWSLLSGTRRRLYYAFFFHFTKIDHTTLNECELARIMEISTPAISEYMLFRNKYKSKFDTIWSEQEATVQRKKTPGTRRNAKISDESMKVTLSNTQRDHLLSLSVDNTRDDIKNLTKRFREMCRECRTAWETCISDGRKLEIKKKWQEQKRRFELQLQYERRILDYNLNKLSQIDFRCNSLCVELPVTHTLVDTKSMDVLRLASHKKK is encoded by the coding sequence ATGCATTGTTCAAAAGTATTAAGGGCACAATTATCGCAGACGGTGTACCACACGAAGAAAGCCTTCGACAAGCGATTGGATTCTGTGCCAACGACAGCATTCCACTATTACTATCAAACAAAGATTAAAGAAATGCAAACATATTCGGGTCCTTCCTCATCAAGAGATCAACTAAATTTTGCACATTATAATAACGGCTTCAAGAGATACATCAGAAAGGAATGGAGTTTACTATCGGGTACACGGAGGAGACTTTACTACgcattcttttttcactttaCCAAAATTGACCACACAACATTGAATGAGTGTGAGCTAGCAAGAATCATGGAAATTTCAACACCAGCTATTAGTGAATATATGCTGTTTCGAAATAAGTATAAAAGCAAGTTCGACACGATCTGGAGTGAGCAGGAAGCAACAgttcaaaggaaaaagacACCAGGTACCAGACGAAACGCCAAGATTTCAGATGAAAGCATGAAAGTGACGCTGTCAAATACCCAACGAGATCACTTACTTTCACTTTCCGTTGATAATACTAGAGATGacattaaaaatttgactAAAAGATTCAGAGAGATGTGCAGAGAATGCAGAACCGCATGGGAAACTTGCATTTCTGACGGACGGAAACtcgaaatcaaaaagaaatggcAGGAACAAAAGCGGCGGTTCGAGCTTCAATTACAATACGAACGCAGGATCCTGGATTACAACTTGAATAAATTGTCACAAATTGATTTTCGTTGTAATTCGCTATGCGTAGAACTACCAGTCACGCACACTCTCGTTGATACTAAATCGATGGACGTGTTGCGACTAGCATctcataaaaaaaagtaa